The Osmia lignaria lignaria isolate PbOS001 chromosome 14, iyOsmLign1, whole genome shotgun sequence genome has a window encoding:
- the LOC117605578 gene encoding sodium-coupled monocarboxylate transporter 1 codes for MLEIEERGYFHWADWLVFALMLAVSAAAGLWHYRRAQKSSTEDYLLGGKSMSLFPVSASLVASFISGVTILGTPAEIYNFGTQYWITIISIFFSGVVVATVYAPVFVSLGLNSVYEYLEIRFNRGVRTLISLIFVIDVVLYQSIVVYVPALALNQVSGIDVHLIGIIVCLVCVFYTVLGGIRAVVWTDALQVAVMVAGMLTVTVLGTYRIGAAEIWKRAQDVNRIEFLNFDPSPYTRHTVWTVLIGSWLYSTAYIAVNQTMVQRYRSLKDLKTSKLSLAIFTISIMLFISLCCWCGLVLIAWWSPPKCDPRASGLITADDQLLPAYVMEIAGRLHGVPGLFVAGIFGAALSTLSVGFNSTSVVLLEDFVKGCFGMKLTDRCSTIFVKTVVVLLGSIALGLIFMVEKLGGVLAITGSLAAIAAGTSFGVFTLGILFPWTNSKGAFMGAIVGFVIAGWASLGANWSIGAGLLVPKKLPVPLSQCSGNISESFLKQFDRPNEDDVFPLYRLSYHWFTGLGTLIVIVVGNFISWWTGPTDPSSIDKRLLSPLIHSWLPTPKDQNGTTENSTGIPALQTTANMLLADLKEKRRRENFPNGVTI; via the exons ATGTTGGAAATAGAGGAGAGAGGATACTTTCATTGGGCAGATTGGCTGGTGTTCGCGCTGATGCTCGCCGTATCTGCCGCCGCAGGATTATGGCATTACAGGAGAGCGCAGAAGTCGAGCACGGAAGATTATCTCCTAGGAGGAAAGAGCATGAGCCTCTTTCCCGTGTCCGCCTCCCTCGTCGCTAG TTTTATATCTGGCGTAACAATTCTCGGCACACCTGCTGAAATATACAATTTCGGGACCCAGTATTGGATCACCATTATTTCCATATTCTTCTCAGGGGTTGTAGTGGCCACCGTCTATGCTCCAGTTTTCGTCTCCCTCGGATTGAATTCCGTTTACGAG TACTTGGAAATAAGATTCAATCGAGGCGTAAGGACCCTTATATCGTTGATCTTCGTTATTGACGTG GTGCTTTACCAATCGATCGTGGTCTACGTTCCAGCGTTAGCGTTAAATCAAG TGAGCGGCATCGATGTACATTTGATCGGGATCATTGTATGCCTGGTGTGCGTGTTCTACACCGTTCTG GGTGGCATCAGAGCAGTGGTTTGGACAGATGCTCTTCAGGTTGCAGTCATGGTAGCTGGGATGTTAACAGTTACCGTATTAGGTACTTATCGAATCGGTGCCGCAGAAATATGGAAAAGAGCCCAAGACGTCAATAGAATCGAATTCTTAAA CTTCGATCCGTCTCCTTACACAAGGCACACAGTGTGGACGGTGTTGATTGGATCGTGGCTGTACAGTACCGCTTACATAGCCGTCAATCAAACCATGGTGCAACGATACAGGTCATTGAAAGATCTGAAAACGTCCAAACT ATCGCTGGCGATATTTACTATCAGTATTATGTTATTCATTTCACTGTGCTGCTGGTGCGGCCTCGTTCTCATAGCCTGGTGGTCTCCGCCAAAATGCGATCCCAGAGCTTCCGGTTTGATCACTGCCGACGATCAACTGTTACCCGCTTATGTTATGGAAATAGCGGGTCGGTTGCACGGGGTGCCGGGTCTCTTTGTAGCTGGAATTTTTGGAGCCGCCCTTAG TACTCTATCAGTAGGTTTCAATTCAACATCCGTCGTGCTTCTGGAAGATTTCGTGAAAGGTTGCTTCGGTATGAAACTGACCGATCGATGTTCCACCATTTTCGTTAAGACGGTGGTTGTCCTTCTCGGTTCCATAGCCTTGGGTTTGATATTTATGGTCGAGAAATTAGGAGGAGTTTTAGCT ATAACCGGAAGTCTGGCTGCAATTGCTGCAGGTACCTCTTTCGGAGTATTTACGTTAGGTATACTTTTCCCGTGGACAAACTCAAAG GGTGCATTTATGGGCGCCATCGTAGGTTTCGTGATCGCCGGATGGGCGAGCTTAGGTGCAAATTGGTCGATTGGCGCTGGGTTACTGGTTCCTAAGAAACTTCCGGTTCCTCTCTCTCAGTGCTCGGGTAATATATCCGAAAGTTTCCTGAAACAATTTGATCGTCCAAA CGAAGATGATGTGTTTCCTCTTTATCGATTATCTTATCATTGGTTCACCGGTTTGGGCACCTTAATCGTAATCGTTGTAGGTAATTTCATTAGCTGGTGGACTGGTCCCACAGATCCTTCTTCCATCGATAAGAGACTTCTTTCTCCGTTAATTCATTC ATGGTTACCAACACCGAAAGACCAAAATGGAACTACAGAAAACTCAACTGGAATTCCTGCTTTACAAACAACAGCAAACATGTTGTTGGCTGATTTGAAAGAAAAACGA AGACGTGAAAACTTCCCCAATGGAGTCACAATATAG